In uncultured Desulfuromonas sp., the genomic stretch GACCTTGTTGAAAAAATTCAGGGCGGTTGGTTCGACTTTGATACCGCAATTGCAACTCCCGACATGATGGGCGTTGTTGGTAAAATCGGTCGCCTTCTCGGTCCTCGTGGCCTGATGCCGAACCCGAAAGTTGGAACAGTTACCTTTGATGTTGGTCGCGCTGTTGGTGAGTCCAAGTCGGGTAAAGTGGAATACCGTGTTGAAAAAGCCGGTATTATCCATGCTCCGGTTGGTAAGGTCTCCTTTGATGCCGACAAACTTCAGGACAATGTTGTTTCCCTGATGGATGCTCTGGTTAAAGCCAAGCCGTCAACGGCTAAGGGAACCTACCTGAAGAAAATCAGCCTCTCAAGTACTATGGGGCCAGGTATTCAGGTTGATGTCCCGGGCATCCAGGCTCTGGTGAAGTAACATAATTGAATAACGCTATAACCAACAGTGTCGGAGTGTCTCCGGCGCTGTTGTTTAGTAAGTTCCCTGTCTAAGACAGCAGGTACCCTGTGGTTTAATGTGCAACAACGCCTGCCGAGACTGAAAAAGACCACTCCGTGATCTTCCTTCGGTTTTCAACGACTGAACAGGGAGTATTACTTCTAGAAATCTAGGAAAGGAGGAGAGTGGATGGCTACAGATAATAAGGTACAACTTGTTGAAGAGTTCGCTGCCAAACTGGCTACGGCAAAAGCTGCTTTTATTGCTGATTACCGTGGACTGAATGTCGACGAAGTCAATGAGTTGCGTGGTAAGCTTCGTGGTGCTGGTGTTGAGTATCGCGTTGTGAAAAACACCCTGCTTCGTCTGGCTGCTAAGGGAACCGACTTTGAGTGTCTGGGTGACTATCTTCAAGGTCCGACTGCAATTGCAATCGCCCAGGAAGATCCGGTTGCTCCGGCAAAAGTTCTGGCTGAATATGCCAAAGATAGCAAGTTCTTTGAGCTGAAAACGGCAGTTCTTGAAGGTAAAATCCTTAGTGAAAGCGAAGTGAAAGCATTGGCTGAACTGCCGAGCCGCGAGGTTCTGTTGGGCAAAATGCTTGGATCGATCAATGCGCCGGTATCCAACTTTGTTGGTGTTCTGGCGGCAGTGCCCCGTTCTCTGGTTCAGGTGCTTGGCGCCATCAGAGATCAAAAGGCTGCATAATTTTAAACAAAACGCATTATATTCATCATATTGACGGAGAAAAATCATGGCTGATATCACAAAAGAGCAAGTAATTGAATTTATCGAGAACATGTCTGTTCTTGAGCTGTCTGAACTGGTAAAAGAGCTGGAAGACAAGTTTGGTGTTTCTGCTGCAGCTCCTGTTGCCGTTGCTGCTGCCGGTCCTGCTGCTGACGCTGGTGCTGCTGCTGAAGAAAAAACCGAGTTTGACGTTGTTTTGACTGGCGCTGGCGATAAGAAGATCAACGTGATCAAAGTAGTTCGTTCCGTTACCGGTCTGGGCCTCAAAGAAGCCAAAGAAATGGTTGACAGCGCTCCCAGCACTGTGAAAGAGGCTGCGGCTAAAGAAGAAGCCGAAGACATCAAGAAACAACTCGAAGAAGCTGGCGCTTCTGTCGAGCTCAAGTAGTAAATCCCTCGATATTTCTGCACGAAGCCAAGGTCGTCTTTGCGGCCTTGGCTGTTCTACGTTCTTTTCTTAAGGAGTGGCCATGGCTTATTCGATCGCGAATAACCAGTTATTGCGCAAGCATTTTTCTGAAATTCAGCGAATTATCGAAATTCCCAATCTTATCGATATTCAGAAAAACTCGTATAAACGCTTTCTTCAGGCGGACCTGCCTGCTTCTGCCCGTCAGAATATCGGTCTTGAAGCGGTTTTTCGCTCCGTTTTTCCTATCCGCGACTTCAGTGAAACCTGTTCTTTGGAATATGTTTCCTATGTGCTTGAAGTCCCTAAATACGATGTCGAAGAGTGCCATCAGCGTGGTATGACCTATGCCGCTCCGGTAAAAGTCCGTGTCCGTCTTGTTTCATGGGATGTGGACAAGGATACCGGTGTGCAGTCTATTCGCGATATCAAGGAACAAGAAGTTTACTTCGGTGAAATTCCTTTGATGACTGAAAACGGCACCTTTATCATAAATGGCACCGAGCGGGTTATTGTCAGCCAGCTGCATCGCTCTCCCGGTGTTTTCTACGATCATGACAAAGGTAAAACCCATTCGAGTGGCAAGTTACTCTACAATGCTCGGGTGATCCCTTATCGTGGTTCGTGGCTCGATTTTGATTTTGACCATAAAGATATCCTCTATGTGCGCATTGACCGTCGGCGCAAGTTGCCGGCGACGGTGCTGTTGCAAGCATTGGGTTACAGTGCCGAGGAGCTTTTAAAATATTATTACGATATCGAAACGCTGCAGATTAATGCCGAGGGCTATACCAAGACGGTTAATCTTGATCTGCTCGCCGGTCAGCGTACCGTTTTGGATGTTGTCGCTCCGAATGGCGATGTTTTGGTTAAGGCCAATCGTAAATTCACCAAAGCCGCAATTCGCAAAATTTCTGAAAGCGGTCTTGAGGCCATTGCGATTGATGAGAGTGAAGTTATCGGTAAGGTTGTTGCGACTGATGTAATTGATACCGAAACAGGTGAAGTTCTTGTCGAGTGTAACCAGGAGCTGACTGAAACCGGCGTCCAGTTGCTGCGTGAAAAAGGGATCACGTCGGTTGACGTTCTGTTCATTGACAACCTGTATGTCGGACCGTATCTGCGTGATACCTTGCTGCAGGATACCGTCAATAATCCCGAAGACGCAATGATTGAAATCTATCGTCGTCTGCGTCCGGGGGATCCGCCGACGGTGCGCAGCGCAACTGCCTTGTTTGAAGGGTTGTTCTTCAATTCTGAGCGCTACGATTTGTCCGTCGTCGGCCGATTGAAGTTGAATTATAAGTTGGGTGTGGAAACGCCCCTCGAGCACCGGACCCTGACCAAGGAAGATATCCTTGAGGTGGTACGCTATCTGATTGACCTGCGCAACGGTAAAGGGCATGTCGATGATATTGACCATTTGGGCAATCGCCGCGTGCGTGCTGTCGGAGAGTTGCTTGAAAATCAGTACCGTGTTGGTCTGGTGCGCATGGAGCGCGCAATCAAGGAGCGGATGAGTCTGCAGGAAGTTGACAGCCTTATGCCGCACGATTTGATTAACTCTAAGCCGGTCTCTGCCGTTGTTAAGGAGTTTTTCGGTTCTTCACAGCTTTCC encodes the following:
- the rplA gene encoding 50S ribosomal protein L1, with translation MATGKNSIAAKEKVDRAVAYSLSDAVELVKGAAFAKFDETVDLTVRLGVDPRKADQMVRGAVVLPHGLGKSVRVLVFAKGEKAQEALDAGADFVGGDDLVEKIQGGWFDFDTAIATPDMMGVVGKIGRLLGPRGLMPNPKVGTVTFDVGRAVGESKSGKVEYRVEKAGIIHAPVGKVSFDADKLQDNVVSLMDALVKAKPSTAKGTYLKKISLSSTMGPGIQVDVPGIQALVK
- the rplJ gene encoding 50S ribosomal protein L10 — its product is MATDNKVQLVEEFAAKLATAKAAFIADYRGLNVDEVNELRGKLRGAGVEYRVVKNTLLRLAAKGTDFECLGDYLQGPTAIAIAQEDPVAPAKVLAEYAKDSKFFELKTAVLEGKILSESEVKALAELPSREVLLGKMLGSINAPVSNFVGVLAAVPRSLVQVLGAIRDQKAA
- the rplL gene encoding 50S ribosomal protein L7/L12; this encodes MADITKEQVIEFIENMSVLELSELVKELEDKFGVSAAAPVAVAAAGPAADAGAAAEEKTEFDVVLTGAGDKKINVIKVVRSVTGLGLKEAKEMVDSAPSTVKEAAAKEEAEDIKKQLEEAGASVELK